From the Malus domestica chromosome 17, GDT2T_hap1 genome, one window contains:
- the LOC103417302 gene encoding pentatricopeptide repeat-containing protein At3g16010, producing MVKLVANSFALKRCISTSPQLLGRINQTESEIVKMFQLPKAASGEERNFPMSRNMSKKDPSVRMLDERFTKILKIFKWGPDAEKALEVLKLRVDHRLVVAVLKIDVDVNVKVQFFKWAGKRRNFQHDSTTYMALIRCLDEAGAFGEMWRTIQEMARSARIIEPAELSKIIRVLGRAKLVNKALSVFYQIKGHKCKPTANTYNSMILMLMQEGHHDKVHELYNEMCNEGNCFPDTVTYSALISAFGKLGRDDSAIRLFDEMKDNGLHPTAKIYTTLLAIFFKLGKVEQALSLAQEMKEKGCPPTVFTYTELIRGLGRAGRVDDAYAIYKNLLKEGCKPDVVLMNNLINILGKEGRIEDAIKIFNEMSSLHCTPNVVTYNTVIKALFESRAPASESASWFEKMKVNGIVPSSFTYSILIDGFCKTNRVEKALLLLEEMDEKGFPPCPAAYCSLINSLGKAKRYEAANELFQELKENCGRSSARVYAVMIKHFGKCGRLDDAVDLFNEMKKLGCSPDVYAYNALMSGMVRADMIDEAHSLLKVMEENGCIPDLNSHNIILNGLARTGGPNQALEMFSKMQHSKIEPDAVTYNTILGCLSRAGLLEEAAKLMKEMDSKGFEYDLITYSSILEAVGKVDDIHKSSSGGSGHTPY from the exons ATGGTAAAATTGGTTGCAAATTCGTTTGCTTTAAAGCGGTGCATATCAACCTCTCCTCAGCTCCTTGGGAGAATTAATCAAACAG AAAGTGAGATAGTCAAAATGTTCCAGTTGCCTAAAGCAGCATCTGGGGAAGAGCGAAACTTTCCCATGAGTAGAAACATGTCAAAGAAGGACCCTTCAGTTAGGATGTTGGATGAGAGATTCACcaagattttgaaaattttcaagtgGGGACCTGATGCAGAAAAGGCACTGGAAGTTCTGAAGCTGAGAGTCGATCATCGATTGGTTGTTGCGGTTctcaagattgatgtagatgtCAATGTTAAGGTTCAGTTTTTCAAGTGGGCTGGGAAGAGAAGGAATTTCCAACATGATTCAACCACGTACATGGCATTGATCCGCTGCTTGGACGAGGCTGGTGCATTTGGTGAAATGTGGAGAACAATCCAAGAAATGGCTCGGAGTGCACGCATTATTGAGCCAGCTGAATTATCCAAAATCATAAGAGTCTTGGGCAGGGCTAAGTTGGTGAACAAGGCATTATCTGTGTTTTACCAGATCAAAGGCCACAAGTGCAAACCAACTGCAAATACTTACAACTCCATGATCTTAATGCTGATGCAAGAAGGGCATCATGACAAGGTCCATGAGCTCTACAATGAGATGTGTAACGAGGGTAACTGTTTCCCAGACACGGTTACATACAGTGCACTGATATCCGCATTTGGGAAATTGGGTCGTGATGATTCTGCCATTAGGTTGTTTGATGAGATGAAGGATAATGGTTTACATCCAACTGCAAAGATATACACTACCTTATTGGCAATTTTTTTCAAGTTAGGCAAGGTTGAGCAAGCCTTAAGCTTAGCGCAGGAGATGAAAGAGAAGGGGTGCCCGCCTACTGTTTTCACTTACACTGAATTGATAAGGGGGCTTGGCAGAGCCGGGAGAGTAGACGATGCTTATGCTATATACAAAAACCTTCTGAAGGAGGGTTGTAAGCCTGATGTTGTGCTCATGAACAATTTGATAAACATTTTGGGAAAGGAAGGTCGTATAGAAGATGCTATTAAGATTTTCAACGAGATGTCATCTTTGCATTGCACACCTAATGTGGTGACTTATAACACTGTAATCAAAGCGTTATTTGAATCCAGAGCTCCAGCTTCCGAGTCTGCTTCATGGTTTGAGAAGATGAAGGTTAATGGAATTGTTCCCAGTTCATTTACCTATTCAATTCTTATTGATGGTTTTTGCAAAACAAATAGAGTAGAGAAAGCTTTGTTGCTTCTCGAAGAGATGGATGAGAAGGGTTTTCCTCCTTGTCCAGCTGCCTATTGCAGCCTGATCAACAGTCTTGGAAAAGCAAAGCGATACGAAGCTGCGAATGAGTTATTCcaagaattgaaagaaaattgtGGTCGTTCAAGTGCTAGGGTATATGCTGTGATGATTAAACATTTTGGGAAATGTGGGCGTCTCGATGATGCTGTGGATCTTTTTAACGAGATGAAGAAACTTGGATGCAGTCCAGATGTGTATGCTTATAATGCGCTCATGTCAGGGATGGTGAGGGCTGATATGATAGATGAAGCACATTCCTTGCTTAAAGTCATGGAAGAAAACGGCTGCATTCCTGACCTAAACTCACATAACATTATTTTGAACGGCTTGGCTAGGACGGGTGGCCCAAATCAGGCTTTGGAAATGTTTTCCAAAATGCAGCATTCTAAGATTGAACCAGATGCAGTTACTTATAACACTATTCTTGGTTGTCTAAGCCGAGCTGGTTTGCTTGAAGAGGCTGCAAAGCTGATGAAAGAGATGGATTCAAAAGGTTTTGAATATGATCTCATTACTTACTCGTCAATTCTTGAGGCAGTCGGCAAGGTTGATGACATTCATAAGTCTTCCTCAGGGGGATCTG GTCATACACCCTACTAA